CAAGGCGTTCCGCCGCCAGGTGCTTTCGCAGACCGAGCGGCCGTTGCAGCACAAGGCGATGCTCTACTTCGCCGCGGCGCGTCCGAAGATCACCCGGCTCCGTTTCGACAGCATTCCGGCCGACCGGGTGATCGTCGATCCGCAGACCGTGGGCCGAGATACGATCGCCCTGTGGTTCAACGTCCCCTCGTCGTCGCTTCCCGATACGATCAAGGGCGAGATCACCTATTTCAAACACGACACCGTCAACCAGTTGCAGGAGGTCACCGAGCCGCTGAAGCTCGCCTGGCGTCTGATCGAGACCAAGGAGCAGGAGCGCGAACGCGAGAAACTCGAACGCGAACGCCGCAAGGCCGAGGCCGCGGGCGAGGAGTGGGTGGAACCCAAGAAGGAGAACCCCTTCGCCTTCAAGATGCCCACTTCGGGCGAGATCAACCCCGAGAACCACCTGACGGTCGATTTCGACTATCCGCTCGTGAAGCTCGATTCGGCCGAACTGCTGCTGACGCGCGTGCTCGAGGATAACTCGATCGAGGATATTCCGGTGCGCATGGTGCGCGATACGGGGATGCTGCGCCGCTGGCAGGTCCGCGCCCCGTGGAAGCTGGGCGGACAGTATACGCTGACCATCCCCGAGGGCGCCATTACCGATGTTGCGGGCCTCTCCAACGACTCGATCATCAGGAAGTACACGGTTCTCGACCCCGAGAAATTCGCCACGGTGCTCATCCACGTCAGGGGCCGCGACGACGGCACGAAGTATATCGTCCAGCTGCTCGACGGCAGCAACGCGCTCAAGCAGGAGAAGCGGGACGTGACGACCGGCGACATCCGGTTCAATTACGTTCCCGCCGGCGAGATCAAGTTCCGCGTCATCGAGGACCGCAACGGCAACGGCAAGTGGGATTCGGGCAATGTGGTCGAACGTCTCCAGCCCGAGCGGGCCGAGATCTACGCCAACGACCAGGGCGAGGACACCTTCGCCACGAAGACCAACTGGGAGATCGAATTCTCGATGGACATGAACCGGATCTTCGCGCCGGTCACGATGCAGTCGCTCTCGCGCCTGCTGGACGAACGCGAGTCGCAGCGTCTGCGCCGCGAGGCGGAGAAACGGGCCAAGGAGGGTCCGAAGCGCGATCAGGACCGCAACCGGCAGCAGAACGACAATAACAGCAACTTCAACGCTGCGGGCGGGATGTTCAATAATTTCAGATAAGATGACGATGCAACGACATATCCGGACGGCGCTCTTCGCCCTTGCGGCCCTCGCCGCATGGCAGGGGGCTTCGGCGCAGCATACGCTCGGCTTCACGGTGGGCTACGGCATGGGCAACGGCCGCTTCCAGCCCCAGCAGGAGATGCGGGCGATCTGGGGACTTTACAGCGGGGGCCTTTCGTGGCGCTACTACGGCAAGCAACGCTTCGTGGGGGGCTTCGGCATTGATCTGGAGTTCCAGCAGCAGGGCTTTTCGTTTGCGACCAACGCTTCGCAGGTCGAGGAGAAGAAGGATTATCTCTACTATACGCGGCATGTCAATTCCGTCGTGCTGCCGATCGTCTGGCAGCCGCACTTCTACATGCTGCGCAACCACGTCCGCATCTACCTCGAAGCGGCCGCGACCTTCTCCTACAACATCTCGTCCACCTACGAGAACGAGCAGGCCCGGGCCAACGGCTCCGCCGGCTGGAAAGGCGACTATCCCTTCAAGCTCGCGCGCGACAACCGCTGGGGCTACGGACTGGCGGGCGGCGGCGGCATCGCTTTCCTGATCCGCCGTTTCGAGCTGAATTTCCGGGTGCGCTACTCGTTCGGTTATTCGGACATCGTCCGCAACCGCAACAAATACTACGACAACAACAGCGACGGCGCGGAAAATCCCTTCTGGGCCACTCCGCTGCGTTCGCCGCTCGACAACCTTATGATCTCCGTGGGGTTGAACTACCGCTTCAACAAACAGGGCTTCGAGGCCTGGAAACCAAGATCCAAGAAGGAGAAGAACCGCGAGGTCTTCAAATTCGGGCTGTAAAAAACACAAATTATGGAAACTACCCGTCAGCAGAAAATCGCCAAGCAGATCCAGAAGGACGTTGCCGAAATCTTCCAGAAGGAGGGCGCCCCGATCGTGCGCGGCTCGCTCGTAACGGTCACCGCCGTACGCATATCCCCCGATTTCAGCTACGCCAAAATCTACGTCAGCATCTTCCCCTTTGAGCAGAGCGGCGAGGTGATGAAGCGGCTCGAACACCAGAACTGGTTCATCCGCCGCGCCCTGGGCCAGCGGCTCCGCAACCAGCTGAAGAACGTCCCCGAAATTCAGTTCCTGCTCGACGATTCGCTCGAATACATCGAGCATATAGAGCAGGCGTTGAAAGAAGATTGACAGTTATGCGCTTCTGCCGGTTGTTCCCGCTGCCTGCGGCGGCATTTGCAAGTCCGATCCGCCCCCGAACCTCTGCCGAGGCGGGGGCTTCGGGATTTACGCTCTAATCCGTCGCCCGCCATGCTGCCGCAGCTCTTCGCCCGTCGCTACCTCTTTTCGTCCCAGTCCCGGTCGGTGGTCAACCTGATCTCGGGATTGAGCGTCGCGGCCGTGGCGATGCCCGTTGCGGCCATGATCATCCTGCTGTCGGTCTTCAACGGCTTCGAATCGCTCGTCAAGTCGATGTATTCGGCTTTCGACGCCGATCTTACCGTCTCCCCGCGGCAGGGGCAGACCTTTGCGCAGCGGGATCTCGACACCGCGGCCCTCGCACGCATCCCGGGGGTCGGCGCGCTGTCGTTCACCCTGGAGCAGAGCGCCCTGCTCGAACACGGAGGGCGTCAGGCCACCGCCACGATCCGGGGCGTCGACGACGCCTACGGGGCTGTCTTTCAGCTTGGCGATGCCGTTTCCGCCGGGGAGTGGCGCGTGCGGCTGGGCGATCTGGAACGGCTGGTCGTCGGACAGTCGATGGCGTGGATGCTGGGCATCCGCTCGCTGGCCGATGCCGACGTCACGCTCTACGCCGTGCGGCGGGGATCGTTCTCCTCGCTGCTGCCGCTCGAAAACTACACGCGCCGCACGGAACCCGTGGGCGGCGTCTATACCCTCGACCTCGAAACCGAACGCACCTACGTGCTCGCCTCGCTGCGGCTGGCGCAGGAGCTGTTCGGCTATCCGGGCCGCGCCTCGGCGCTCGTCGTGCGCCTCGCTCCCGGGGCCGATGCCGCGGCGGTCCGCAAGGCCGTTGCGGAGGCTGCGGGCGACGGATTCCGCGTCCGCACGCGCGACGAACTGCGCGCTTCGTTCTACCGCATTATGACCTACGAGAAGTGGGGCATCTTCTTCATCGCCCTGCTGGTGCTCATCATCGCTTCGTTCTCGGTGGTGGGGGCATTGGCCATGCTGATCGTCGAAAAACGGGACGACATCTCCACGCTCCGCGCCCTGGGGGCCGACACGGGCCTCGTCCGCGCCGTGTTCCGCACCGAAGGGTTTCTGATATGCGGTCTGGGCGCTGTCGCCGGCATGACGCTGGGTGTTGCCGCGACTCTCGCGCAGCAATATTTCGGGCTGATCGAGATTCCGGCCGAGACCTTCCTCACGAAGAGCTATCCCGTCGAATTCCGACCGACCGATCTGGCGGTCGTCGCCGCGTCGTTCGCCGCCGTGGCCGCCCTCCTTTCGAACATCACCGTCCGCAGTATGATTAAAACCGACCGATTATGAAACGATTCCTCCGCATGGCGGCTTCCGCGGCCTTCGTGCTGCTGCTGTCCGCCTGCGCCCGCCACAAGATCATCCCCGACGACACGCTGGCGCAGATTTTCCACGATGCGTTCCTCACCAACGCCTACATCGGCAGCGAGGGCGTGAAGACCGACTCGCTGCGCATCTACGAGCCGATCTTCGCCCGCTACGGCTATACGACCGACGACGTGCACTACACCATCGGCAACTTCTCGAAGCGCAAGAGCGCCCGTCTGGGCGACGTGGTCGAGCGGGCCATCGAGATGCTCGAACGGGAGGGTAAGATCTATAACCAGGAGGTCGCCGTGCTCGACACGATCGACAACGTCGCCCGCCGCACCTTCACGCGCACGGTGCTCGCCGATTCGCTCATCCGCGTCGGGTCGCTGCGCGACACGGCCCGTCTGAGCTTTACGCTCGACGTCGAGCCGGGCGAATACAGCCTTTCGCTCAAATACCTCGTCGATTCGCTGGACCGCAACCAGCGGGGGCTGAAAGGCTCCGTGTGGCTC
This Alistipes shahii WAL 8301 DNA region includes the following protein-coding sequences:
- a CDS encoding Ig-like domain-containing protein — translated: MNTPRHMLNVLRLAVALLFASALMSRCASMMTPTGGPRDSLPPVIVNMTPDNFATGRPTVGHGKIYIEFDEFVQLKDQQKEFFTSPAMKKKPLITLRGRGIVVQLRDTLAPNTTYALNFGSAIRDNNEGNPLYSMRYVFSTGPEIDSMVLSGYTADSYKADSVSKSFIWFFPADSVEQVAGYDSTIFKYKPAAIARAENNGIFIAQNLKPIPYRVYAVQDKNDNQMYEPGSDQVGFLEGTYNPAEMPDFGMWYDSIRRYVTAEPQLYFRMFTDKAFRRQVLSQTERPLQHKAMLYFAAARPKITRLRFDSIPADRVIVDPQTVGRDTIALWFNVPSSSLPDTIKGEITYFKHDTVNQLQEVTEPLKLAWRLIETKEQEREREKLERERRKAEAAGEEWVEPKKENPFAFKMPTSGEINPENHLTVDFDYPLVKLDSAELLLTRVLEDNSIEDIPVRMVRDTGMLRRWQVRAPWKLGGQYTLTIPEGAITDVAGLSNDSIIRKYTVLDPEKFATVLIHVRGRDDGTKYIVQLLDGSNALKQEKRDVTTGDIRFNYVPAGEIKFRVIEDRNGNGKWDSGNVVERLQPERAEIYANDQGEDTFATKTNWEIEFSMDMNRIFAPVTMQSLSRLLDERESQRLRREAEKRAKEGPKRDQDRNRQQNDNNSNFNAAGGMFNNFR
- a CDS encoding outer membrane beta-barrel protein, translating into MTMQRHIRTALFALAALAAWQGASAQHTLGFTVGYGMGNGRFQPQQEMRAIWGLYSGGLSWRYYGKQRFVGGFGIDLEFQQQGFSFATNASQVEEKKDYLYYTRHVNSVVLPIVWQPHFYMLRNHVRIYLEAAATFSYNISSTYENEQARANGSAGWKGDYPFKLARDNRWGYGLAGGGGIAFLIRRFELNFRVRYSFGYSDIVRNRNKYYDNNSDGAENPFWATPLRSPLDNLMISVGLNYRFNKQGFEAWKPRSKKEKNREVFKFGL
- the rbfA gene encoding 30S ribosome-binding factor RbfA, whose product is METTRQQKIAKQIQKDVAEIFQKEGAPIVRGSLVTVTAVRISPDFSYAKIYVSIFPFEQSGEVMKRLEHQNWFIRRALGQRLRNQLKNVPEIQFLLDDSLEYIEHIEQALKED
- a CDS encoding ABC transporter permease; this translates as MLPQLFARRYLFSSQSRSVVNLISGLSVAAVAMPVAAMIILLSVFNGFESLVKSMYSAFDADLTVSPRQGQTFAQRDLDTAALARIPGVGALSFTLEQSALLEHGGRQATATIRGVDDAYGAVFQLGDAVSAGEWRVRLGDLERLVVGQSMAWMLGIRSLADADVTLYAVRRGSFSSLLPLENYTRRTEPVGGVYTLDLETERTYVLASLRLAQELFGYPGRASALVVRLAPGADAAAVRKAVAEAAGDGFRVRTRDELRASFYRIMTYEKWGIFFIALLVLIIASFSVVGALAMLIVEKRDDISTLRALGADTGLVRAVFRTEGFLICGLGAVAGMTLGVAATLAQQYFGLIEIPAETFLTKSYPVEFRPTDLAVVAASFAAVAALLSNITVRSMIKTDRL
- a CDS encoding DUF4296 domain-containing protein; amino-acid sequence: MKRFLRMAASAAFVLLLSACARHKIIPDDTLAQIFHDAFLTNAYIGSEGVKTDSLRIYEPIFARYGYTTDDVHYTIGNFSKRKSARLGDVVERAIEMLEREGKIYNQEVAVLDTIDNVARRTFTRTVLADSLIRVGSLRDTARLSFTLDVEPGEYSLSLKYLVDSLDRNQRGLKGSVWLERRDSSRTNVYTTTLRRNREESFSRRFTTDTTHRRLRIDFLTFNARPERPSVTVTDLKVEYIPPTRTAVEKLYEQQLDIRIFADDFLRAAAIPKDSL